AGCAGAGCTCTTCGGCGAATGGGGACATCGCTGGTTCGACCTGAAACGTACGCCTAGCCTGGTGAGCCCGACCAGTAAAACACGCGCAGATGATGTGATGAGCGGTATCAGGCCTGCTACCTGGACCAGCACCGATATCCTGTATCCGATACCGGATGCACAACGTGTGGCCAATCCTAAGCTGACCCAGAACCCGGGATATACTAATTAATAGTTAAATCAATTACCAATTATGAAAAGACTAATTCCCATTTTATTATGCGGTGGCCTGCTGACGGCAGGTGCCGCCGGGGCACAGCAGAAAAATAATGCTGACACCCTGCAGCAATACTATCGTAAACTGGCAATGGGCAATGATCAGGACAAAGCCCTGCTGGAAAACAAGATGTATGCATTGCTGAAGACTGCTAAGAAAGAAGATGATTATAGCACTGCTGCCAATATGTTCTTCGCCATGAAGAAAAACAAAATCAGTGATTCTATTTTGGTGGTGGCTAAGAAACGATATCCTGCAGGTGCATTGGTTCGCACCGATTCTGTGCAGACGGTCTATAATGAAAAAGATCCTGTAAAGAAAGAAGCGCTGTATAAAGCCTGGGTTAAAAAATTCCCGCCGGAGAAATTCGGTCCGGACAGGATCGTGTATGACTATGCCCGTAACAGTGTAGCTTCTGAGTATGCAGTGGCAGACAATGTAGCTAAAGCAGTAGAATATGCTAACATGACTGAAACAGATGTATGGAAAGGCGAAGGCTGGGCAGGTGTTGCCAACAGGTTGGCGAAGAATAAGCATTATACAGAAGCAGCTGAACTGATGAAAAAAGCCATTGATCTGTCTTACAGCTATCGTACGGTGAAGAAGGATGCTTATGGTGCTCAGTTTGCCGCAACCGGCTATCCTGGTTACCTGTCATCTTATGTAAATATGCTGTTCGAACAAAAGCAGTATGATTCGGCACTGGTATATATCAAACGTGCAATAGACGCTGAAAATCCGGTACGGCCAGGCGTAAACGAAACCTATGCGAAGATCCTGCTTTATAAAGGTGACTATGCAGAGGCTTTCAGTCGCCTGTCTGCTATTGGCGCTGCCGGTATGCTGAACGGCAACAGTAAGAAAATGCTGGAAGAGGCATATGCCAAAGTGCGTGGCAACGGTGGTTTTGATGCCTATGTTGATTCGCTGAAAGGTGGATTGGATGCTAAGATGCGTGAAGAATTTGCAGCAAAGATCATCAACGAAACAGCACCTGATTTCGTGTTGAAAGATGTGGATGGCAATACCGTTAAGCTGTCGGACCTGAAAGGAAAAACAGTAGTGCTGGACTTCTGGGCTACCTGGTGTGGCCCATGTAAGGCATCTTTCCCTGCTATGAAAAAAGCACAGGAGAAATTTAAGAATGATCCGAATGTGAAGTTTTTATTTGTACATACCTGGGAAAAAGATGATAAAGCCATTGTTAATGCAAAGCAATTTGTGACCAGCAATAACTATCCGTTTGAGGTGCTGATGGATTTGAAAGATCCTGCTACCGGCGTCAATAAAGTGGTGGAAAGCTACAAGGTGACAGGTATTCCAACAAAGTTTGTGATTGACAAAGCTGGGAACATCCGTTTCCGCTTTACAGGTTTCAGTGGTGGCGATGATGCAGCTGTTGCGGAAGTAGCGGCGATGATTTCATTGGCGAAATAATTTTGTTAAGCAATATACGCAATGGTCCGACCATCTCTTCGAGATTGGCGGGTCATTGCGTTATATGCGATTGGGAGGATGAAGTCCCACCATTCGTTGATATTACTCATATGAAATCAATTTTAAAAATGCAGACCCTTTATGTAGGCTTTTTGGGCTTTCGATGTTGAATGCCAGCTATGTAAATTATCAGATGTTAGCAATTAAAGGATGGTCGTTTTCTTCATCCGTTTCAATTTAAATCGGGATAAATATCGATTGTGAAATTGAGTAAAAAATGCTGACAGGATAATTTTTATGAATCCTGTGAAATGTAATTCGCTGCTTGGTTTGCAGCGATATGGACTTCTATTTTTTAAACTTTTTGTACAGATGGAATGATCTTGAAAATACGTTTTATTGCAGCGTTTGTTTTGGATTTTATACTAGGAAATTTTGTCAAAAAAAACTTTGTGATAAAATAGTATTTTAAATATTTAGGTTTAGGTTAACCGTAACCCAGAAGATGTGTGTACAGCAGGTGTTGATATTATGTTTTTGCTTAGAAAGAAATAATTGGCGGTATTTATTTTTACTTATCTGTTCCATGTTTTTATTGCTGGATTTTTTGTTTCTCAGTTTTTAATTTTAATTTTTCCGAACATTATTCGTTTAAATAATATTGTTAACATTTGAATTTATCCGTCGACTTTAGATAGCAGTTTGAATGCCGATGACTGAATGCCCTTATCTTACTGTTGTTAGAGTATACTATCCTTGAACCGTTTTAAAAACTCAATGAAGATTGCTTCAGATTACTACCCATGAGTTTCCCATTTTATCAACAATATGATGTGATGGATTGTGGCCCGACATGTCTGAGAATGATTGCAAAATACTATGGTCGATCAATCAGGCAGGAACAATTAAGGTCATACTGTCAAATTTCAAAAGAAGGAGTTTCTTTATTAGGGATTAGTGAGGCTGCCGAGAGGATTGGCCTTAGGACACTTGCTGCCCGAATTACATTTGATCAGCTGCAACATGAATTGATACTTCCTTGTATAGTGTATTGGAAGCAGTCACATTTCATCGTTGTATATAAGGTTTCTTCCTCCTATATTTTTGTGGCCGATCCTGCACATGGAAAATTAAAACTAAAGCATAGTGAATTTATGGCCGGATGGAGCCCGCATAATATGTCAAATGAGGGCATAGGTGCGGTTTTGGCAATTGAGCCAACACTTGAATTCAAATCTGCAACATACGAAAAGGATAACCAGGATACTCGCATAGGGGTGAGGAAGGGGATAGATTACCTGTTGCAGCATCGCCAAATGTTTTTTCTCCTACTTATCGGATTGTTGCTAATTAGTCTGTTTCAGGTTGTTACACCTTTTTTAGCCCAGGCAATTGTGGACGTAGGTATTGCTACGTCAGATATGAACCTGGTAATGTTGATATTGTTAGGTCAGGCAATGATTCTGGTCGGAATGACCGTCATGGAGTTTTTACGAAGTTGGACATTGTTGCATGTTAGTGGCAGGATTAATCTCACTTTGCTGACGGATTTTTTTGTGAAGTTGATGAAGCTTCCATTGTCCTATTTTGATGTAAAGCAGGTGGGAGATATTTCACAACGGATGAATGATCACCGGAGAATAGAGTCATTTATGTCGGGTACGCTGGTAAGTGCCGTTTTCGCTCTTGTTAACTTTGTTGTATTTACCTTCCTGATCATTTCTTATGATGTTACAATATTTGTGACTTTTCTGATAGGTAACCTGTTATATTTCCTTTGGATATTCATGTTTGCAAAAGTTAGAAAGAAACTGGATTACCAAAAGTTTGATAATGGTGCTGAAGGCCAGAATGCGACGATAGAAATTATTCAGGGAATGCAAGAAATCAGGTTGAATAATTGTGAGAAGACAAAAAGATGGAAGTGGGAGATGATTCAGGCAAGAGCATACCGAATTAATATACGTTCGATGGTTGTTGATCAAATACAACAAGGAGGAGCACTTTTTATTAATCAGGGCCGAAATATTATCACCACTTTTCTTACCGCCAAAGCAGTCATTGATGGTAGACTGACTTTAGGAGGTATGGTAGCTATTCAATATATAATTGGGCAATTGAATAGTCCATTCCAACAAATGATTCAATTAACACAATCACTTCAGTTTGCCAAGATTAGCCTGGACAGAGTAAATGAAATACATGCATTGGTGGATGAAGAGCAGCATGAGTCACTGCTGTCTAATGAACTTCCTTCCCGTTTGGATTTGACAATTAGAAACTTGCATTTTAAATATCCAGGTGCGGGGAATGAAGATGTTCTTCAAAATTTGAATATTCTGATCCCACAAGGTAAAACAACTGCTATCGTTGGCCTTAGCGGAAGTGGTAAAACAACGCTATTAAAGCTACTGTTGAAAATTTATAATCCTACTGCAGGTGACATTAAATTAGGTAATGGCAGACTGTCCGATGTTAACAGTAGTGTCTGGCGCCGGAATTGTGGAGTAGTTATGCAAGATGGTTACATATTTTCTGATACAATTGCCGCCAATATTAGTATATCGGATGAAATGACAGATATGGAAAGAGTGAAACTGGCGGCGCAAACAGCATGCATAGATGAATTTATTGAGTCGCTGCCATTGGGTTATAATACTAAGATCGGAGGTAACGGAAATGGAATAAGTGCCGGGCAGAAGCAAAGGATATTAATAGCAAGGGCTGTTTATAAAAACCCCGCGTTTATTTTTCTTGATGAAGCTACTAATGCATTAGATGCTATTAATGAGGCAAAAATACTTGATAATCTTAAGAACTTTTTTATTGGTAAAACAGTGGTGGTGGTTGCACATAGGTTGAGTACCGTCAAAAATGCAAATCAGATAGTTGTAATGGTGAAAGGTCAGATCATAGAACAAGGGACACATGAAGAACTGACTGCCGCCCACGGGAATTATTATGCGCTCGTAAAAGAACAACTTGCTTTAGGGAATTAAACTTGCTTTCATATGCCTATTCAACCAAGGTCAACAAATATAAATAGTTTTCAAAGTGAAGACGTTCAGGATATTGTAGGAAAGCCGCCAAGAGGACTTTTGCGTTGGGGTATTCTGGGGTTTCTATTTGTTGTGGTACTACTATTTATTACAACGTTGTTTGTTAAGTATGCTGATACCATTCCTGCTGCATTTAAATTGACCAGTTGGAATAGCCCTAAGGCTGTTGTAAGCCGTGTTAGTGGTAGAATTATGCATACAGCCGTAGAGCGAAATCAAATGGTGAAGAAAGGCCAGGTATTGGCCTATATGGAATCTGTAGCTGATCATGAAGAAGTCTTAATGCTATCAAATGAGTTAAATACTATATGGAATTTAGGACAAGACGGAAAGTGGGGGGAGATTTCAATAGAACCTGGAAAGTATAAGAACCTCGGAGAAATCCAGACATCATACAATGCCTTTTACACGGTATACATCAAGGTTCATATGATTCTTGGGGATGGACTGTTTGAAGCCCGCAGAAAATTGCTTTGTCAGGAAATTAGTAGTAACGATGAACTCAGGGAAAGTATTTATCGTCAGCAGCAGTTATATGATACTGAGTACAATGTAGCATTACAGGATCTTAAAATGAAAGAAATGCTATATGAAGATAAAGTTATAGCACCCACCGAATTAAGGATGGAGCAGTCTAAGATGCTGCAACGAAAAATTCCAATGGAAAGCGTATCGTCTTCTTTAATATCGAATACAATAAATAAACTGTCCAAAAAGAAAGAGCTGTTGCAAATGGAGAGTGATCTGGTGCAGTTAAAATATGATTTTATGCAGGCACTGACAACTTTGTCCACAGAAATAGCTACATGGAAGAAGCTCTATCTTTTGGTGGCACCAATTGATGGCAGGATAGTAATGCGTGATCAGGTTCAGGAGAAACAAGAAGTGCTGTCAGGGGACGATATCTTCTATGTTGCTCCTGCATGTTCCAATTATTTTGGAATACTTAAAATGCAACAGGAAAGCTTCGGTAAAATAGCGGTAGGGCAAGCAGTGTTAATCAGATTGTCGAGCTTTCCTTTTCAGGAGTATGGGAAGCTGAAGGGGGTTGTTTCGTCTATAGGTGATATTCCGGATAAAGATGGACAGTTTTCGGTGATAGTTACTTTGCCTCCACATTTAAGAACAGATAGAAATATGGACATTCCTTTTCGGGATGGCTTAATTGCCGACGCAGAAGTGGTGACAAAGACAGAACCCATTTTATATAAATTTCTCTATGCAATGAAAAAGGTATTTGATGCAGGTAAGCTGAGAGAAAAGAAAAAACCGGCTAAAGGTGAAGGGGCATAACTGAGATACGATATGAGGCTGTAGCGATTTGATTTTTTTTAGTGCCTTTGAAAATGAAGGCCATTGCTTGTGGTGTTTTTATGAAGGTAGATGTTGCGCTGATTCTTGAATGGCATATCGGAATCGTGCTGAAATAAGTGTAAGGTGTGGTAGCTGTTTTCCTGCATATTTTTTTATAAACTAAATAAATACCCATCGTTAACTCTTTCTTGCTTTGTTGTTTTAAGTGAGATGAAATGTTGACACAATTAAAATTTGCTTTAAGTAGTCGTTTTAAGTTAATAGACATAACCTTTCAATTAAATTATAGTCAGATGTCCATTTTTTTGCTAAACAAATTGGAGAATCACAACTGTGTGAATGTTACCCGAGCGCTCGCACAATGCTTTAAATTGAATATCACACAGACGTTACTGTCAAATAAATTAGGTGAACATCCGGAGTTTCCGAGTTTACTCAGTATTAGTGATACTTTAATGCATTTAAATGTTGATAATATTACCATTCAGGGTAGACGAGAAGAATTGTTGAAGTACCCGACACCATTTCTGACACAGGTAAATGCCGGAGTAGGTAGTATGTTTACCGTAATCAAAAGCATCACGGATGAAAAGGTGGTGTATTCGGCTTTTACTTCCCAGAAGTGGAAGGAAATTTCGTTGGATGATTTTTTAGAAACGTGGACGCCTGTTGTTACGTTTGTTGAGCCTTTGGATCAAGCTGGGGAAATTAACTATAAGGAAAATAGAAGAACTGAAATTAAGAAGCAGATATTGAACATTGCTCCAATTGCTATATTGATATTTGCTCTTTTGGCAACAATTTCCAATAAGTTTTATACCAATGGAATTTCGGCATGGATAAATGCTTTATTTATGTTGTCGAAATTTGCAGGAACGGCAGTGTCTTTTTTAATTTTGTCGTACGGTCTTAATAAGGAGAATTCAACGCTCCAGAAGTATTGTCAGTCTGGAGAGCATATTAATTGCGAGGCTGTCATGAATTCCGGTGCCGCAAAAATTGGCGGCTTTATTTCAATGGGAGAGGCGGCCTTTTTCTATTTCTGTGGTGGAATGATAATGTTGCTTTTCTCTGGTTTGACTGCTGAGTCCATTGGTATACTGTCTTTATTAAGTCTGACCACCATACCTGTGATAACATTTTCCTTGTACTATCAGTGGAGGGTTATTAAACAATGGTGTTCCTTTTGCTTAGTGATAATTTCTATCCTTGTTATGGAGGTTGTTCTTTCATGTTATTCAGCCTCAACTAATTTGGACTGGAGTAAAGTTAATTGGATTTCATTTTTGTTGTCATTCGCCATTCCTTCCCTTTCATGGCTGCTTGTCAGAGATGTTTTTTTATCGTCACAGCAGTCTGTAGCCACTAAAACAGAGTTGACCCGGTTAAAAACAAATCAAACTGTTTTTGAAAATATGTCGGTTCGCCAGAAATATATTGGCGATACAGCAAAGGGATTGGGCATTCTCCTGGGTAGTAACAACCCACGTCATGTCATAACTAAAGTGTGTAATCCATATTGTCCGCCATGTGCGAAATCCCATTCCGACATTGAAGAATTACTTTCATTGGGAGATGATATTCAGGTACAGATTATTTTTACGGCCTCTAATGATATAACAGATGTAAAAAGATCACCTGCAATACATCTGGTAGCAATCGCGCGTCTAAATGATACGGCCTTACTCAAAGATGCATTACATGATTGGTATTCCAATAAATATACGAGCTATACTGCATTTGCAGCGGTCTATAATATGGTGGATGACCTGGATTCGTATGGGCCTGAGTTAGATAAAATGAAATCGTGGTGTAATGAGATAGAAATCAATTTTACACCTACATTTTTTATAAATGGATATCAACTTCCTGATATCTACACTATTGCTGATGTGAAAAATTTTGTCGTATAAATAGCACAACGATTTTGGTATACTGGTCATTGTAGAAAATACCAGTTTTTTTTAATTTAAAAATGAATAAACTATGCGAAAACTCAGATTAAGTCTTGAGTCCCTGCAAATTCAGGAAGACCGCGTTCTGTCAAGAGAAGAATTGAAGCGGTTAGTAGGAGGATCTACCGCGGAAACCCAATGCGGATCAGAAGGTAAATCTTGTCCAAACGGACAATGTTGTTCTGCATATGGCTATTGCGGAACAGGGCCGGTCTATTGTGCCTGTGATGGTGCTAACGGTAGCGGAAACTGCGCTTACATGGCTCCTGGAGAAGGTAACTGGTCCTTTGGATATTCTGCTGAATGTGCCCAGCAAATCGCCTCGGCACTAGGGGGAGCCTGGTGCTGTTCTAGTTGCTGATAATACAGCTTCATTGAACAGATAGACTAGTTAAAACAATGGCCTGCACAATTTCATGTTCAGGCCATTGTCAGCGTTTATGTTCGATTTTGACCAGCCAACAATTGGCAGTAACTCAATCCTCATTAATATCATGCCTAAGATCATATCTTTCTGGATTATTTTCCTCCTGTATGTACAAGGAGTTGCTCAACCCAAAACAACCATTTTGTTAAAAGTCCGACCTGGAGAATTAATGAACTTCTATTACTATGATTCTTTCCAGGATCAGCATAGGTTGGCTGCAAATGGTGGAATGAAAGACACGCTATATAAGTTCGATTTGAATATTTCTGCAGCAACCATTCTGGTTTACAATATCCGCACGTTTAGCCCTTACATTATTTTTCCCGGAGATTCTATTCTCTTCTCCTACACAGATAAGGTTTTGCTTCCTCATAACCTGAAAAGTATGCAGTATCCGGCTGACCTGGTATTTATGGCCGGATCAATCAATAATGCCTCCGGCTATTTCGGCCCCTATGCAACACAACCCGTAAAACCTGGAATGTCGATATTAGGGCTGGCTGCCAGGCAAAGTAGTATTGAAAAGCGTTTTCTAAACCAGATGGCAGTATTAGACAGCACAGAAGAGCAAGGTAGATTATCAGCAAGGATGAAGGCATATGCGAAAGTGCATATTACTTACCTGAGATATTTGGCTACATATCTGCCCTATATGCTGGAAGGAAAGGCGGAATGTATCAACGGCTTGCCAGTACAGGATTCAATGGTTTTTAAACGGGATAGTTTAATGGAGAATTATTATTATAGAGAGGCTGCTTTTGCTTATTATAAATTTTTATTACACTGCAAAAATATTTCGGCTGCTATTGACCTTGAAAAATACTTTTCGCCCAAAACATTATCCTATATATTATTTGCCGATATGAAAACAGGTAAATCTGCAGGAATTGTTTGGAAGTTATGGCGTAGTACACATCGTGAAGCAGATGTTTATTCCTATTATTTGCAGCGATTACAAGATACTGTTAGTTTCGGTAGAGGGGAGCTGGTTACGAAAAACAGCCCTTCGGATACTATTCCTACTATTCCTAATCGGTTATTGTATATCGACTTTTGGGCTTCCTGGTGTGTGCCGTGTAGAGAAGAAATGAAAAGGTGGGAAGAACATCGGGCAGTATTATCGGGCATGAGAACTATCTATGTATTTATGTCAATAGATAAAAATATTATGGCGTGGGAAAATGCCTCCAGAGAGGATAGGCTGACAGATTATTCTTATAATTACTGGGTAAAAAGTAAAGATTCCTTGTCCATTGCAAGGAAAATTGGTGGGATTAAAACAATCCCGAGATATTGCATTTGCTTTAATGGTGAAATATTGGTTCCTGATGCACCGCGTCCATCTAGTCCGGAACTATTACCCTTATTGAAGCGGCTTGAATCCATCTATTTGAGCGCTGAGCGGTGATAGGGATCTTCCTATGTGAATAGAAAGGTTACTTAACTTTGAATTTATAGTTGCTGCGGTGCAATTGAATTTTATCAGCAGCTTTGCGCCGTGAAGCTTTCCTCCTTTGCGGGCAACTATTCGATAGTACTCAGCAGGTAATATTCATTTTCACTGGCAGAGCGGAAGATATCTTTTAAAGCTTCGAAGTCGGGGATAAGGATGGTGATATGTTCTGTTAACCAGAATTCCGGGTAGATGTGATTTGCATTGAGTTCTTCCGGGCGGTAGCAGTCGAGGATGGCGCTGGCGGAAATTGTTTCCAGCAGGTTGTTTATTTCTGTTACCATGGAAGGAGGGATGAATGGCAGTACATAATCTACTGCGTTGAGCAGGTCGTCGGTAATTTCTTCTACATTAAAATCTACATGGTTGAGGGCGCAGGAGGGGGTGAATATTTCTCTTACCAGGGCCATATGTTCGTTGCCGGTAGCCTTGTTGATCAGGTATTCGAGTGCCATAAAGGTTTTGGGGAAGCTGGTGTCGCTGATGGCAAACTTCCACGGGGGCGTACCTTTCTCACTGGTAGAGAGCCGCAGGAATGCAGATACCTGCAATTTATAGATGGTTGCCGTTTGTGCCATTGAATAGTTGTGTTTGAATAATGACATTAAATTAGGAAATTTTTCCCGCCTGCCATTCAAATAATCCAAACATAGCATCGTGGTAATATTATAAAAAAGACTACCGGGAAATAGAACATGCAGGTAGTATTGCGAAATGCTCCATTTTCCGGTAGTCTGGTTATGTCACCTCCATGGGGGATTATTGGTTGACCCTGAATTTCTCCGTTGCGGTGATGGTGGTACGGGTGCAGGTCATGTTGGCGGTACCGCCTTCGCTGCTGACGTAGGCGCCGTTATTGCCGCGCAGGGAAATGGTGCCATCGCCGTTATCGATCCAGTCGAACTGTTCCCATGGGCCGATGGCTGTTCTGTTACAGTTCATGGCCTGGGTACCGTTTTCGGAGCAAACGTAGTAGCCGCTGTTTTGCAGGGTTACTTTGCCGCTGGTGCCGGGATTGACAACGGTAAACTGTTCCCAGCCCTGTGCTACGGTGCGGTTGGCGTTCATATGCGTGGTGGCATCTTCACTGCTTACATACAGATTGTTGGAGCTTTTCAGTGTGATGACGCTGCCATAGGGCGCCGGGATGCTGGTGCCGCCAACTATAGGCGCTGTAGGGCGTGTAGCCGTTAGTGCTATCTGGCCTTTAAACATTTTGCCACCATCGCCGGTGAGGCGGAGGTAGTAGTCGGAGCTGCAGGCAGTACCATCTTCATCCAGTGTTACAAAGCCGGAACCGGCAGGGATGAGTGAGCTGTTAGGCGCAGTTTTAGCGATCTGGTTGCCCTCGTTGTACTCATCAAACATGGAAATATAGATAGCTTGTGCACCGAGGCGGGTCATGTTATAGAACTGACGCCACATGAAATCGCCGTGCACACGCTGGTGCTCCTGGAGGTCGCCGGGAAGCACACAAGGTTGATAGTCGATGCCATTGCTGTTGCAATAGCTCTGGTCCTGTGTTTGTACGTTGGTATAGAAATTATCTACATCTGATACATTACCGATACGGCCTATCATCCATGGGGAAAGCATGTTGAATGCGTTATAAACAGAGATATAGCCGGCCCTGGAGTCGCTGTTGCCGTCGCGCCAGTGGGTGGGTACACCGCCAATGACGTAGCAGCCCTGGCTTTTGAACCAGTTAATAACGTCCAGGCATACACTGGCAGACCATGGGTGGTTGTCATCATTGAACCCGAAACCCCAGATACATACCACTGGTTTACCATTTTGTTTTGCATAGGCAGATGAGGACGTGTATGCAGACATTTTATTTGTCCAGTCGGCCTTCATTTCTGTTTGCATATTGGTCCAGCCGCTGGCGTCGTACATGATATAAAATTTGCGGCCATATGTTTCTGCGGCTGTTTTCACTTTTGCGGTGATGGCATCGCGTACGGGGCCTTCGCCGCCGGTAGGATTAAAACGCTGTAATGCAGCACAGTCGATATTATTTTGCTGCATCCAGGAAAATTGCGTGTTTACTGTCTGGTCGTTAAAAGAAGAGAACAGGTTGGCGGTGCTGCCGTTGTTCAGATTTGCCCATGCGGTGGGGTAGGTGGTGGTATAGTCGCGTACATCAGGCCATGATTTGATACCATTATTGGAAGAAGAAGGGGAGGCGCCCCAGTTTTGTGTCCAGTGCCACCAGGCGTTGATGGGGGAGCCATCGCCGGTAGCGGCGAACCATCCCTGGTAGCCGACGGTGATTTTGCCTACTACGTCGCCTACAGGAGAGCCTACTGTGGCCAGGCCCGCTTTTTTGTTACCGTTTAATGATTGAAGGGTATTGGCTTCCTGTTTGTTACAGCCGGAAATGATGAATACAAGGGTTACGAATAGCAGTTGAAGCTTGCGTATCATGTTGTGGAATTAATAGATGAATAAATAGTGATACTACCGTGGAGGTGACGGTCTAATCAGCGATAGCCAGGAGGATGTCGGCCAGATGGTTCTTCATTATTCGTGAACCTTAAATTAGTACTTATTTCTTTAGAAATTTTCGAAAATTATCATGTAGGCCGGCAATAACGGAAATGTTAAATGATGGGCATTGGCTGATGGTGCTAACCGGTATCCGCTGGCAAAGGTTAACTTTGTATTATCAATCTGACGTATATGCCTAAGCCAACCTTTTTACACGTGTTGCAGTACCTGCTGCTAAACTGGCTGTTAATGGCAGGTTTACTGATCAACTGGAACCTGGAAGCCTGGGAAGGCTCCCTGCTTCCGGTTTACTTCTATCTGTTTATTCTAATAATTCCGCTGATATTTAACATTTTAACGGTCTCCATACCCTTGTACTAT
The Chitinophaga sp. Cy-1792 genome window above contains:
- a CDS encoding TlpA disulfide reductase family protein, which translates into the protein MKRLIPILLCGGLLTAGAAGAQQKNNADTLQQYYRKLAMGNDQDKALLENKMYALLKTAKKEDDYSTAANMFFAMKKNKISDSILVVAKKRYPAGALVRTDSVQTVYNEKDPVKKEALYKAWVKKFPPEKFGPDRIVYDYARNSVASEYAVADNVAKAVEYANMTETDVWKGEGWAGVANRLAKNKHYTEAAELMKKAIDLSYSYRTVKKDAYGAQFAATGYPGYLSSYVNMLFEQKQYDSALVYIKRAIDAENPVRPGVNETYAKILLYKGDYAEAFSRLSAIGAAGMLNGNSKKMLEEAYAKVRGNGGFDAYVDSLKGGLDAKMREEFAAKIINETAPDFVLKDVDGNTVKLSDLKGKTVVLDFWATWCGPCKASFPAMKKAQEKFKNDPNVKFLFVHTWEKDDKAIVNAKQFVTSNNYPFEVLMDLKDPATGVNKVVESYKVTGIPTKFVIDKAGNIRFRFTGFSGGDDAAVAEVAAMISLAK
- a CDS encoding peptidase domain-containing ABC transporter; the encoded protein is MSFPFYQQYDVMDCGPTCLRMIAKYYGRSIRQEQLRSYCQISKEGVSLLGISEAAERIGLRTLAARITFDQLQHELILPCIVYWKQSHFIVVYKVSSSYIFVADPAHGKLKLKHSEFMAGWSPHNMSNEGIGAVLAIEPTLEFKSATYEKDNQDTRIGVRKGIDYLLQHRQMFFLLLIGLLLISLFQVVTPFLAQAIVDVGIATSDMNLVMLILLGQAMILVGMTVMEFLRSWTLLHVSGRINLTLLTDFFVKLMKLPLSYFDVKQVGDISQRMNDHRRIESFMSGTLVSAVFALVNFVVFTFLIISYDVTIFVTFLIGNLLYFLWIFMFAKVRKKLDYQKFDNGAEGQNATIEIIQGMQEIRLNNCEKTKRWKWEMIQARAYRINIRSMVVDQIQQGGALFINQGRNIITTFLTAKAVIDGRLTLGGMVAIQYIIGQLNSPFQQMIQLTQSLQFAKISLDRVNEIHALVDEEQHESLLSNELPSRLDLTIRNLHFKYPGAGNEDVLQNLNILIPQGKTTAIVGLSGSGKTTLLKLLLKIYNPTAGDIKLGNGRLSDVNSSVWRRNCGVVMQDGYIFSDTIAANISISDEMTDMERVKLAAQTACIDEFIESLPLGYNTKIGGNGNGISAGQKQRILIARAVYKNPAFIFLDEATNALDAINEAKILDNLKNFFIGKTVVVVAHRLSTVKNANQIVVMVKGQIIEQGTHEELTAAHGNYYALVKEQLALGN
- a CDS encoding HlyD family secretion protein; the protein is MPIQPRSTNINSFQSEDVQDIVGKPPRGLLRWGILGFLFVVVLLFITTLFVKYADTIPAAFKLTSWNSPKAVVSRVSGRIMHTAVERNQMVKKGQVLAYMESVADHEEVLMLSNELNTIWNLGQDGKWGEISIEPGKYKNLGEIQTSYNAFYTVYIKVHMILGDGLFEARRKLLCQEISSNDELRESIYRQQQLYDTEYNVALQDLKMKEMLYEDKVIAPTELRMEQSKMLQRKIPMESVSSSLISNTINKLSKKKELLQMESDLVQLKYDFMQALTTLSTEIATWKKLYLLVAPIDGRIVMRDQVQEKQEVLSGDDIFYVAPACSNYFGILKMQQESFGKIAVGQAVLIRLSSFPFQEYGKLKGVVSSIGDIPDKDGQFSVIVTLPPHLRTDRNMDIPFRDGLIADAEVVTKTEPILYKFLYAMKKVFDAGKLREKKKPAKGEGA
- a CDS encoding vitamin K epoxide reductase family protein: MSIFLLNKLENHNCVNVTRALAQCFKLNITQTLLSNKLGEHPEFPSLLSISDTLMHLNVDNITIQGRREELLKYPTPFLTQVNAGVGSMFTVIKSITDEKVVYSAFTSQKWKEISLDDFLETWTPVVTFVEPLDQAGEINYKENRRTEIKKQILNIAPIAILIFALLATISNKFYTNGISAWINALFMLSKFAGTAVSFLILSYGLNKENSTLQKYCQSGEHINCEAVMNSGAAKIGGFISMGEAAFFYFCGGMIMLLFSGLTAESIGILSLLSLTTIPVITFSLYYQWRVIKQWCSFCLVIISILVMEVVLSCYSASTNLDWSKVNWISFLLSFAIPSLSWLLVRDVFLSSQQSVATKTELTRLKTNQTVFENMSVRQKYIGDTAKGLGILLGSNNPRHVITKVCNPYCPPCAKSHSDIEELLSLGDDIQVQIIFTASNDITDVKRSPAIHLVAIARLNDTALLKDALHDWYSNKYTSYTAFAAVYNMVDDLDSYGPELDKMKSWCNEIEINFTPTFFINGYQLPDIYTIADVKNFVV
- a CDS encoding DUF1877 family protein is translated as MSLFKHNYSMAQTATIYKLQVSAFLRLSTSEKGTPPWKFAISDTSFPKTFMALEYLINKATGNEHMALVREIFTPSCALNHVDFNVEEITDDLLNAVDYVLPFIPPSMVTEINNLLETISASAILDCYRPEELNANHIYPEFWLTEHITILIPDFEALKDIFRSASENEYYLLSTIE
- a CDS encoding lectin; this encodes MIRKLQLLFVTLVFIISGCNKQEANTLQSLNGNKKAGLATVGSPVGDVVGKITVGYQGWFAATGDGSPINAWWHWTQNWGASPSSSNNGIKSWPDVRDYTTTYPTAWANLNNGSTANLFSSFNDQTVNTQFSWMQQNNIDCAALQRFNPTGGEGPVRDAITAKVKTAAETYGRKFYIMYDASGWTNMQTEMKADWTNKMSAYTSSSAYAKQNGKPVVCIWGFGFNDDNHPWSASVCLDVINWFKSQGCYVIGGVPTHWRDGNSDSRAGYISVYNAFNMLSPWMIGRIGNVSDVDNFYTNVQTQDQSYCNSNGIDYQPCVLPGDLQEHQRVHGDFMWRQFYNMTRLGAQAIYISMFDEYNEGNQIAKTAPNSSLIPAGSGFVTLDEDGTACSSDYYLRLTGDGGKMFKGQIALTATRPTAPIVGGTSIPAPYGSVITLKSSNNLYVSSEDATTHMNANRTVAQGWEQFTVVNPGTSGKVTLQNSGYYVCSENGTQAMNCNRTAIGPWEQFDWIDNGDGTISLRGNNGAYVSSEGGTANMTCTRTTITATEKFRVNQ